A region of the Candidatus Methylomirabilota bacterium genome:
TGGGCGGCGAAGTGCGCGGAAGCCCGTCTGCTCTACCACGCCCTCCCCATGCGCTCCGAGGTCGATCTCCAGTCCATTCCCGGGCTCGTGCGCATCATCCGGAAGCACCGCATCGAGGTGGTCCACGCCCAGAAGGGCAAGGCGCGGACCCTCGCGCTCATGGCGGGGCTCTTCACGAGGATTCCCATCCTGATCCTGAACCGCGGCGTCAGCTTCCCCCTCGATCCCTTCAACCGGCTCGGCTACACCACCCGGCGCGTGACGGCCGTGGTGGCGGTGTCGGAGTCGATCAAGCGGGGACTCGTCTCTCAAGGAGTGCCCGCGGACAAGATCCACGTCATCTACTCCGGGACGGACATGAGGCGCTTCCATCCCGGGGTGGACCGCCTCCGCGTGCGGCGCGAGCTCCAGCTCGGTCCCGAGCACTACCTGATCACGCAGATCGGCATCCGGAGCTGGAAGGGCAATGACGATACGCTCGAGGCCATGAAGACGGTGGCCGCGCGGGCCCCGCAGGCCCGCCTGCTCTTCGTGGGCGCCAACGAGGCCAAGGCCCAGATCCTCCGTGAGAAGGCGGCGGCGCGGGGGCTCGCCGACAAGGTGCTGGTCTTTCTCTACCGGGAGGACATCCCCGAGATCCTGGCCACGAGCGACGTCTGCGTCGACGCTTCCTATGCCGGGCTGGGCATCACGGGTACGCTCCGCGAGGCCCTGGCCGTCGAGACCCCCGTCATCGGCACCGAGCT
Encoded here:
- a CDS encoding glycosyltransferase family 4 protein, with the translated sequence MSESLRILQLYPKSDFFTGAAVQLLELARGLQERGHHVVVTTRPGEGWAAKCAEARLLYHALPMRSEVDLQSIPGLVRIIRKHRIEVVHAQKGKARTLALMAGLFTRIPILILNRGVSFPLDPFNRLGYTTRRVTAVVAVSESIKRGLVSQGVPADKIHVIYSGTDMRRFHPGVDRLRVRRELQLGPEHYLITQIGIRSWKGNDDTLEAMKTVAARAPQARLLFVGANEAKAQILREKAAARGLADKVLVFLYREDIPEILATSDVCVDASYAGLGITGTLREALAVETPVIGTELEGNPELITDGHTGYLFPPRDTGALARAILRMIEDPEKAKIMARMGGKRVEAEFSVTAKIDRTEALYRRLLSAKRPV